One Synechocystis sp. LKSZ1 genomic window, ACCAGAGGGTAATAACGTCAAAAACATGGCTTGTCCCACAACAAAGAATAAAAGCACTAAACAACGCAATGATATTGGGAAAGGGAATATCCTGGCGTTTACGGAGAAAATAAAGCAGAAGCAGGGGAATGGAATAGTAAGCAATCGCCGTAAAGCTGTCGGAGAGGAGGTGGAGCCAGACAAGGGGGGTCTGCCAAAGATAACAATGACCGTGGGGAATGTAGCCATTACCCTGGAAAAAAAGCCAGGGGTTAATAACCCAGAGAAAAAAAGACATGGGATGAATAAGTAAGAAGACTCAAAGCTGAGGAAAGGAAAAATCGAGAAGCCCAGAGGAGAGAATTTTGGCCTCAACTTTCAATCATGGTATTACGTCTTCACAGATAGCCGGTGCCGGTCTTTTTGGCCACTGAGCCTAAACCTGTTACCTTAAGGATGAAGAAATATTAAGCCCCGTTGTTGAATGATGCCAGTTCCAGCGTCTTCCCTTGCCACAACTCTCCAAGCGGCCATTACCCAGAGCCAGAATTACCTCCTTTCTCAGCAATACCCAGGCGGATACTGGTGGTCAGAATTAGAGTCCAATGTCACTATTACGGCCGAAGTCATCCTACTCCATAAAATTTGGGGGACAGATAAGGCCCGGCCTCTGCACAAAGCGGCAGCTTATCTGCGGCAACAGCAACGGGAGCACGGCGGTTGGGAACTCTACTATGGCGATGGCGGAGAAATTAGTACTTCCGTTGAAGCCTACCTAGCTCTGCGCGTCTTGGGGGTTCCGGCAGAAGATCCGGCCCTGCTCAAGGCCAAGGACTTTATCCTAAGCCGAGGCGGCATCAGTAAAACCCGAATTTTTACCAAGATGCACCTGGCCTTGGTGGGTTGCTACGACTGGCGAGGCACGCCATCCATTCCCCCCTGGGTAATACTCTTGCCCGACTGGTTTCCCTTCAATATCTACGAAATGTCTAGTTGGGCCCGTTCAAGCACGGTTCCCCTAATGATTGTCTGTGACCAAAAGCCCGTCTTTGATATTACGAATGGCCTGCGGGTGGATGAACTCTACGCCGAAGGTATCAACAATGTAAAGTACGAATTGCCCAAAGCCAACAATTGGGCCGATATTTTTCTGGGCCTAGACCAACTGTTCAAATGGCAAGAGGACTGGCATTTGGTGCCTTTCCGAGAAGCGGGCCTGAAGGCGGCAGAAAAATGGATTCTCGAACGCCAAGAAGTGAGTGGTGACTGGGGCGGCATTATTCCCGCCATGCTCAATTCCCTCCTGGCCCTGAAAGTCTTGGGCTATGACCTACACGATCCGGTGGTGCAACGGGGCATTCAGGCCATTGATAATTTTTCCATAGAATCGGAAACCAGCTTTTGTGTTCAGGCCTGTGTCTCGCCGGTTTGGGATACGGCCTGGGTGGTGCGGGCCTTGACGGAATCGGGTTTCGATCCGGCCGATCCGCGCTTAGTCAAGGCGGGGGAATGGCTCCTCTCCAAACAAATTCTGACCTACGGCGACTGGCAGGTCAAAAATAAGCAGGGTAAACCCGGCGGCTGGGCCTTTGAATTTGATAATAATTTCTACCCGGATCTCGACGATTCAGCGGTGGTCGTCATGGCCCTCCAGGGCCTGCATTTACCCCACGAGGCCCAAAAACAAGCCGCAATCCAGCGGGCTGTTGCCTGGATGGCCACCATGCAATGCAAAGGGGGCGGCTGGGCGGCCTTTGATATTGACAATGACCAGGCCTGGCTCAATGACCTCCCGTACGGCGATCTCAAGGCCATGATTGATCCCAATACCGCTGATGTGACGGCACGGGTGTTGGAAATGCTGGGTTCCTGCAGTCTGACCATGGAGCCAGAACGGATTGAACGGGGCCTGCGTTATTTAGAAGCAGAACAGGAAACCGACGGCAGTTGGTTTGGTCGTTGGGGGGTTAACTATCTCTACGGCACCAGCGGCGTTGTTTCTGCCCTAGCGGCCTTGGCCCCGCAACGCTATCAAACCCAAATTCAACGGGCCATGGCCTGGGTCGTAAGTTGCCAAAATCCTGACGGCGGCTGGGGAGAAACCTGCGAAAGTTATCGAGATGTTAGCCTCAAGGGTAAGGGCATCAGTACCGCTTCCCAGACGGCCTGGGCCTTGATCGCGCTCCTGGATGGCGGCCAAGCAACCGGCCTGTGGCACCATCAGGCCCTTCAACGGGGGATTGACTATTTAATTTCAACCCAAAACCCGGATGGTAGCTGGGACGAAGCCGAATTTACGGGCACGGGTTTCCCTTGTCATTTCTACATCCGTTACCATTTCTATCGCCAATATTTTCCCCTGATGGCCCTTGGTCGCTATCAGTCAAGCCAAGGTCATCAAAATGGAATCACGATGTAGCTAAATTCAGAGGGAGGCACACCCAGGTAGTTGTTAGAAGTTGTTGAATCAAAATGGGTAATACCAAATCTCTAAAGCCCGACTACATAACTAGACCCCACTGTCCCCTTGCGAAGGGGAGGTGCCGTAGGCGGAGGGGTAAACATCTGTATCCTTAATTTGGAGGATTGGTATAACGCTTAGAAGACTCGTGCTCTTGAACTATTTTGGGGACTCAGTGGAATCGAATCCAGAGTGGAAAAGGAGCATCAGCATTCACGCTAAATCACATCGGCAAAAGTCCGTTCCATTTTCCTGAAATACCAAATACCACTTAATAATAGTCCCATGACCAACAATAACGACACGCCAAAACCGGGCCAAAATAATCGCGACTCCCCTCCCAAAATGGCCCAGCGGAAACCATCAATAACCCCGACCATGGGATTTAAAGAGTACAGCATCCGCCATCGTATAGGCACAATCTCACTGCTAAACCCCACGGGAGAAACATACAGTCCAAATTGCACAATAAAGGGCACAATGTAACGAAAATCTCGAAATTGAACATTGAGAGCAGCTAACCATAGTCCCGCTCCCATGGAGGCCATAAAGGCAATCACAATAAAAATCGGTAGCGTGATAATGCGCCAGGAAGGGACGAAATTGTACCAGGCCATTAGCCCCAGTAAAATCATTCCGGAAATCAGAAAATCCACAAAACTGACGACAACGGCGCTGGTGGGAACCACTAGACGGGGGAAATAAACTTTTGACAGCAAATTAGCGTTGTTAATCAGGCTATTACTGCATTCCGTGAGGGCATTGGCAAAAAATTGCCATGGTAGCATTCCAGCAAAAACCAGAATTGGATAAGGAACCCCTTCGGAGGGAAGTTTGGCTAGACGACCAAACACGATCGAGAAGACGATCATGGTTAGCAAGGGCCGCAGGAGAGCCCAGGCAATACCGACCACTGTTTGTTTATAGCGAACAAGAATATCCCGCCAGGCCAGGAAGTAGAAGAGTTCCCGATAGCGCCAGAGGTCTCGCCAATATTCTTTTTCCGTCTTACCGGCTTGAATTACAAGTTTTTGAGCCATTGGCTGTTTCTTTGTGATCCTGCCCCTATCCTACGGTCAAACCGGATAGGATCGACAGAGGCAGAGGGCCAACCCGGGAGTCGTGCTCTAGGATAGACGTGGCCCTGGGGTTGCCAAACCGCCGCTCTATTCCGATACCATCGAAATTCCTAACGAGAACTATCCCGTGAGCTATTCCCTTGACACCACTCACTTTGGCCCGACTAACCTGGTTATTTTACAGCCGACTTCCTACTGTAATTTAGATTGCGACTATTGCTATTTACCGGATCGTCATTTAAAAAATACGCTTTCCTTGGAACTCATTGACCCAATTTTTAAAGCTATTTTTGAGAGTCCCTTTACCGAAATTGATTTTACGATTTGTTGGCATGCAGGGGAACCACTAGCAGCGGGTCTAGAGTTTTACCGTCAGGCCTTTGCCTTCATTGACCAGGCCAGTGATAGATACAACTATAAAAAACTTAATTTTTGCCATTCTTTCCAGACTAATGCCATTTTAATTAATCAGGATTGGTGCGATTTTTTTAAAACCTATCCTGTCCATATTGGTGTGAGTTTAGATGGGCCAGCTTTTCTCCATGATGCCCACCGCAAAACTCGTACTGGGCTGGGGAGTCATCAAGCAACAATGAGGGGAGTGGAATATCTACAAAAAAATGAATTGTTTCATAATATCATTACTGTTTTAACAGAAGATTCTCTCGATTATGCCGATGCAATGTTTAACTTTTTCCGAGACCAGGGCCTGACTGATGTGGGCTTTAATATGGAGGAAACGGAGGGAGTTAACCGTCAGTCTTCCCTAGAAAAAAGCAATGCCCTAGCGCGTTATCGAGCCTTTATTCAACGATTTTGGCAGTTAACTAGCCAGAGTGACCTTCCCTTCCGGGTACGAGAGTTTGAATGTCTGTGTAGTCTGATTTATACCGAAGAACGACTAGATCATACGGATATGAATCATCCCTTTGCTATTGTGAATATCGATCACCAGGGTAATTTTTCCACCTTTGATCCCGAATTACTTTCCGTGAATATTGAACCCTACGGTCATTTTATTTTAGGCAATGTTCTCACCGATAGTTTTGCCTCAGTCTGTGAAAGCCCGAAGTTTCAGCGAATCTATGCCGATATGCAGGCTGGTGTGGCCCAATGTCGCCAGACTTGTGACTATTTTGGCCTCTGTGGTGGGGGTGCGGGGAGTAACAAGTACTGGGAAAATGGAAGTTTCAATTCGACGGAAACCCTGGCCTGTCGCTACCGCATTCAAGAAATTGCTGAGGTGGTGATTGGGGCCTTGGAGGAATCTCTCGGTGTCGCCTAATTGGCCTGTACCCTAGACAATGAAACGATCTCTGCAACCACGCTGGAATGTATCCCGTTGGGCCCTGACTTACCCCTGGTTGACCATTAGCTTTTGGTTAGCTATTGCGGTGGCAGGCCTGTTGGCCTTGAGTTCCCTCAAGTACGCGCTTTTCCCCGAAGTAACGTTTCCCGTGGTGATTCTTCAGGCCACGGCTCCCCTAGAGAGCGTCGAGGCCACTGAAAGCCTGCTGACCAATCCTCTAGAGGCCCCCCTCAAAGACTTGGCCCAGGCCAACCTCTATTCCTCCACCTATACTGGCCAAACCGTTATCACAGTGGCCTTTGATGCGGGTCGCACTCTAGACCAGGCCACCCAAGAAGTGGAACAGGCCCTTGAAAAAATTCAGCTCCCATCAACAGCAAAACTGAAGGTCTTGCCCTTCAATCTCAATGAATCCGCTGCTGTTACCTACGCCATTCAAGCCGAGGGTCAAACCATAGAGGGCTTGAGAGATAAGGTGCAGTCCCAAATTCTGCCGCTCCTTGAAAAAATACCAGGAGTTTTGCGGGTTAATTTGCTTGGAGATGGTGGCTTTCGAGACAAGACTGACCGCACAGGGGTGAATCCACCGACTCTGACGCGCTACAACGGCCAGGATGTACTGGCAGTGCAGGTGATCAAACAGGCCCGGGCCAATACCCTAGAAGTAGTGAACCGAGTAGAACAGCAGATGGCCCAACTCCAACAGCAATGGCCCGACCTGCAACTGATCGAGGCAGAAACCCAGGCCCACTACATCCAAGAAGCCACCACGGCAACCCTAGAGGCCCTAGCGGGGGCCATTGTCCTAGCAATTTTAGTGATCTTTCCCTTTCTGCGGAGTTGGCGGGCCACCTTAATTAGTGCCATTGCCATTCCTCTGTCTTTGCTGGGTACCTTTATTGTCATGGCGGCCTTGGGCCTTAACCTCGAGACCTTGACTCTGCTGGCCCTGGCCCTGGTGATTGGCATCGTGGTGGATGATGCCATTGTGGATGTGGAAAATATTGCTCGGCATATCGAGGCAGGCCTGGCCCCCAAACAAGCAGCTTTACTGGCCACGGAGGAAATTGGCCTGGCGGTTTCCGCCACCACCCTCTCCATCGTGGCGGTTTTTTTGCCCATTGCTTTTATGGGGGGAACCCTAGGGCAATTCTTTAAACCCTTTGCGATCACTGTTTCCGCTGCTGTGATTTTTTCCCTGCTGGTGGCTCGCACCCTTTCTCCGGTTCTAGCAGTATTTTGGCTACGACCTTCCCCCCAGGCTCATCCCTCTCGATTTCAACTGCCCCTAGACAGAATTACCCAGGCCTATCAATCCTGTCTGGCTTGGTCGCTCCGCCATTGCTGGCGCGTGGTTGTCTTTGCCGTACTGAGTTTAGTTCTAGGCCTGGCCCTGATTCCCCTGATTCCCCAGGGTTTTATCCCTACCCTAGACCGGGGCGAATTTAATGTAGTCTTTCAATCGGCCCAACCCCGACGACTAGCCCCCACCCAGAGCAATCCTTCCCCCACGTCTACTACTCCTAACAGTGGGGCCTTTGACTGGATCGAAACCTTGGCTGTCTCCCCTGAAGCCTTTCTGTTGCGACGCAGTCGTCGCATTGCCGAGCAACTCGAACCGGTTGTCCTAGCTGATCCCAATGTGGCCTCGGTGTTTACCGTTGCCGGGGGCCAGGGAAATCCCCTCAAGGGTAATCTCTACGTGCAACTCAAAGCCGACCGTCCCCAATCCACTGCCATGGTTCAGACCCAATTGCGGGAACGTCTGCCAACGATACCGAAGGTCACTACTAGTGTAGAAAATATCCTGTTTGTACAAACTGGGGATGATACGCCCCTAAAATTGGCCTTTACTGGCCCCGATCTGACCCAACTGCAGGCCCTGGGCCAAACCTTAAAAAGCAAGGTCGAGGCCGTTCCCGGTCTGCTCCAGGTTAAAATCACCAGCGATCAGAGCAGTAGTGAGGCCATTGAGCATTTCCAGGGCCAGCGGGCCATCTATCTCAGTGCTAATCTGGCCCCAGGCTATGCCCTCGGCGAATTGACCCAGCAGGTAACGGCCCTTGCCACTCCCCTCCTTCCCCCTGGCGTTAACCTAGAATTGCAGGGAGATTCAGCGCGTTTGGGCTTAGTATTGGCAGAATTTGGCGTAACCCTACTCCTGTCCCTGGGCCTGATGGTGGGGATTTTACTCTGGTTATTTCAGCGGCCCTTGGAACCTCTGGTCATTGCCCTGTCCCTACCTCTGGCTATTGTCGGGGCCATGCTGGGTCTGCTTTTTACTCAAAGCGACTTTGGCATGATTTCTCTAATTGGCCTAATCTTTCTGCTGGGCCTGCTGGATAAAAATGCCGTTCTCCTCATTGACTATGCGAATCAACGTCAGGCCCAAGGCCTACCCCTCGACCAGGCCCTGCTAGAAAGTGGCCGAGTACGTCTGCGACCGATTGTGATGACCACAGCCTCTACGATTCTAGGAATGCTCCCCCTGGCCCTGGGCTGGGGGGCTGGGGCCGAGTTGCGTCAACCCATGGCCATTGCCATCATGGGCGGACTGACCACCTCTTCCCTGCTCAGCTTGGTGGTTGTGCCAGTACTCTATAGTCTTTTGCAGGCCCATTGGCCAAGCAGTGGAACGCAAACGAAGTAAGTCAGCTGAAATGGCCCTCAATTGGCCCTGGTTGCTCTGGGAGATAAAAAATCGGGATGGCGGGATTCGAACCCACGGCCCCTTCGTCCCGAACGAAGTGCGCTACCAAGCTGCGCTACATCCCGAAATTAGCTTGTATATAATAGCACGAACTTGAGTTCAGTAGTGATGCTGAAGTCCCTAACCCAAGCTCCAAGGCAGTTTTACCGGTGCTAAACGCCCAGATTTTTCGTTTTCAGTCCAGATAGGTCTACCCGGCCAAAATGAAGACTGAAAGCTACTTGGACATTTTCTAGGGACTTAACCAACCAAGGCACCCCTGAGCGAGAAAAGGATTCGTAGTGGTTGAATAAAATGGAAAAGCGCTTTTCTAGGTAGGGTTTGACTTTATTGCAGAACAAAACCACTTTCAGGAGCAGGCCCACGGTACGAGTAACCCCCATATTGGCAATGAGATCAACAAAAATATAGTGGTCGGGTTGCTGGGCACTCTCAACGGTCAGGAAATTTAACAGGCGGCTAGAGGTTCGCATCATTAAGAATTCCGTCGGCCGCTTGCTATTGCAGTCAGGGTAACTATTTTGTAGAAGGTGATAAAGTTTTTTGCTGAATTGGCCCTGCTGATACTTTTCATCGAGGGAACCCAGAACGTAATCGTAAAGATTATCTTTAAAGCCCCCGAAGGTAGGCGTGTGAATAATCTGATTATTGAAACTTTGGGAAAGGGCCTTGTAGGTCTGGCCACGCTCAGCCGTTCCCACAAAATGTTTAATCGAACGATTGAGTTCTTTATCACTCAAAAGGGTGGGATTGGGGACGGACTGAATTAACTCCGTCTGGGGCAACAACAGGCCAGAACGATTGGATTGAGACAGGCGGACACGGTAGGTGACGTAGCGGGATAGGTTAATTTCAAAATGACGCTCATACTGAACCTTCATACGACGCACCATTTGTTGGTGCTCCTGGCTACTGTCATCTCCTGTCAGGCAGTGGTCGTACAGGTAAGGATAACGATGAATTAAGGTTCCTACGGCATCGTTACCCTGGTTACCACTGGTTTGTTTCCCCTGGACAATCGTGGCGACCCGTTGGATTCGTAAAAACGCCTCAGTTTGAGTAAAGGCCAGGACAAGCTGGCCAACCCGGTTAGAACTATGAATGGTATGGCCACGCTGGACAACTAATTTATCTAGTAATTCCGCCAGCTTTGGAATGGCCCGCTGATGCTGGGGCTGGAGTTGCCAATGGTTAATTAAAATATGGCAACAGCGGTTAAAGAAATGGTTGAAAGTGATTTCAATATCTTTCTGCCGCACAAGACGATTTAAAGACTGGAATACCTCAGTCTCCCGAAAGCCCCTTGCTTCGATAAACAGTTGTTGAAAGTCGTCTAATACTGAATCGGGCGCATTGGACTGAACAGCTTCTAACAAGAAATCGTAGAGAAGCTGTTCATCGGTTAAGGGCTTGGCAAAGGCGTTCGTCAGCATAGCAGGGGTGTTCATGGGGCCCTCCTTACCAGCAAGGCAGGGGGTAGAAGGAGAGAGCAAAGGGCGATGACACGAGGAGCATTCTAGCAAAGGACCGGACAGCTTCTGGATGACCTATGAGTAGTTCAAAACAATGCTATGATTGGTCTGCCCGCAGGGGTCTACTCCGTATTCAGTGGCCTTCAAGAATGAACCATAATCTCAATAGCTATTGCCAAGATAGTGCGCAAACTCACTATTTGAGTGTGATTTGGATCACAGGTTAATCAGACTTTAAATTCCTGAAGACTATTCTAACTTGATTTCCGTTTTTAGTCCCTATTTTTTAGACGTTAACTATCATGGCACTGGGTTTTTCACTTTTTGACATCCGCAGAATCCTGGAAAATCATCTACAAAAAGAAATCGATGTTTGCGCAGATTTACCGATAAACAAAATAAGTACAGATACGCGAGCACTGGCGGCGGGCGACCTGTTTGTTGCTCTCCGGGGAGAGAATTTCGATGGTCATACCTTTGCAGAAACGGCTCTAGGTCAAGGGGCCAGCGGTCTCGTTGTTGAGCAGTTTCTTTCCCTATCTCGGCCCCTGCCTCAATTTATGGTTAAAGATACCCTAGGGGCTTATCAAGCTATTGCCCAAGCTTGGCGACAACGATTTAGTATCCCCGTGATTGGGATAACGGGTTCCGTCGGCAAAACAACCACGAAGGAATTGACAGCGGCAGTGCTCTCCTTAAAGGGGAATGTTCGTAAAACAGCAGTCAATAATAATAATGAAATTGGGGTTCCTAAGACTCTGTTGGAAGTTACCCCAGAGGATGACTACGCCATCATTGAAATGGCCATGCGGGGACGGGGAGAAATTGCACTATTGGCAGAAATTGCCCAACCGACTATTGGTTTAATCACAAATGTTGGTACAGCCCATATTGGCCGCCTTGGTTCAGAACAGGCCATTGCCGAGGCTAAATGCGAACTGCTCGCGACGATGCCCTCCACCAGCCTGGCCATTCTCAATTGGGATAACCTCCGACTCCGGACAACGGCCCAACAGGTCTGGAGCGGCTCGGTATTGAGTTATGGCCTGGAAGGGGGAGATATTCAGGGAACATTGCTTGATGCCCATACCCTACAGGTTCAGGGCCATTGTTTGCCGTTGCCCCTACCTGGTCGTCACAATGCCTCCAATTACCTGGCGGCCCTGGCCGTCGCCCAGGCCCTGGGCATTGATTGGCAGCCTTTAACCCAGGGACTCCCCGTTGAGCTCCCCAGCGGACGGGCCCGTCGCTATACTCTAGATCCCGATATCCTGCTATTGGATGAGACCTACAATGCCGGCCTAGAATCCATGCTAGCCGCCTTACAGCTATTACGAGAAACCCCTGGCCAGCGCCATATTGCGGTGCTAGGGGCCATGAAAGAGCTGGGAGACCGCGCCCCAGAATTCCATGACCGAGTGGGTCAACGGGTGGCATCTTTGGGCATCAACCACCTATTCTTACTCGCCAATGACCCAATGACTGATGCCATTGCCAGCGGAGCTGCCCCTGTACCTTGCCATGTCTTTACCGACCACGAAAGTTTGATCCAAGCCCTCCAGGCCTTTATGCAGCCGGGAGACCGTCTGTTATTCAAGGCCTCTAACTCGGTGGGTCTGGGCCAAGTTGTCGGTAAGCTAAAGGCTTTCGAGGTAGCGCAATAGATCCGCCATATCTTGGGCATTGGGCTGAAACTTTGGCATGGGGGGCGTTTTGCCACTAATCACCTGTTCGATCAAACGGGGGGAAGATTTATGTTGGGATACGCCGTGTAAACTTGGCCCAATGTTTCCATCCCCCGCTAATCCATGACAAACCGCACAATTGGTCTGAAAAATGGCCTGCCCCCGATTCAGATTGCCGGTTAGATGGAGGACTTCCTGAACGTAGGGATCGGTCTGGTACCCGGCCCACCAGCCCAGGCCCCCGAGGAACACCAGTAGACAAAGCGCAACCCCAGCCCCCCAGAGAGGCAGAGCAAGCTTGGTAGAGGGGAAAGTCTTGTCCATGGCTACAAGGCAGAAAGGATGTAAAGATTTTGCAACACTAAATTGCTAGATCTTAATTGTAATTAGTATTTCTTAATACTTGGAGTTTTGGGTCCCTGTTTTCTACCCAAGCAAGCCAACAAATCAGGCTATAATCATCCCTCGGTGTAGCGATGCTCTAGGAGATCTCCCTCCGAGCCGCTTTATCCCAGTTTTTATCCAAAATTAGGAACTCCTTTTTAATTATTAACCATGGTCAATACCTATACTGCCGAAATTCAGCATCAAGGCCAAACCTATACGATCTCTGTTCCCGAAGACCAGACGGTTTTGCAGGCGGCGGAATTAGCAGGTCTCTCTCTACCGACCTCCTGTGGTGCAGGGGTCTGTACAACCTGTGCGGCCCTAATTTTGTCAGGCCAGGTGGAACAAAGTGATGGTATGGGGGTTTCCCCGGAACTCCAGCAGGAAGGGTATGCTCTGCTCTGTGTAGCCTATCCCCGTTCCAATCTCAAAATTGTCACGGAGAAGGAAGACGAAGTCTACCAACGGCAGTTTGGCAAGGCCTAGTCCCCAAAGATTGTGATTGAAAGCGCAAGCTCGGGTTAGAATCAGGGAGTAATCTTAAGACCTTAGACCAGGGTTAAGCCAACGGAGCCTAATCTTAACTCGGCTAACTGAGTTGTTTTTGTCCCGACCTCTACCACTATGAACGAAGCACAACTTCCCCTAGATGCCCTAGACCATTCTCCGGAAGAAATCCTGGCCAGCGATGAGGCCAGTCCGGAGTTACCAGAGCCTTCTCCATCCGACAGTGCTGAGGTTACGTCCCATCCAGAAGATAGCGTTGAGGAGGGAGAACCCGCCACCAGTCCCGAGCAAATCATCGCCACTCTCCAGGGGGAATTGGCAAGCCACCGTCAAGAACTGGCTCAGCAGGCCGAGCAACTAGAGTTGTATAAAAAGCGCTATATGGGCCTGGCCGCTGAATTTGACAACTTCCGTAAGCGGACTCAGCGTGAACGGGAAGACCTTGAAAAACAGGTCAAAGGTAAAACCATCACAGAACTTCTCAACGTGGTCGATAATTTTGAGCGGGCTCGAACCCAACTCAAGCCTTCTACAGAAGGGGAAATGGAGATCCATAAAAGCTATCAGAGTGTTTATAAAAGCTTTGTTGATAGTCTAAAACGATTGGGGGTGACGGCCATGCGCCCAGAAGGTCAAGCCTTTGACCCCAATTACCATGAGGCGATGTTGCGAGAAGCAACGGACGCTCACCCCGAAGGAACCGTCATCGAGCAACTGGTGCGGGGCTACCTGCTGGAGGATTTTGTCCTACGCCATGCCATGGTCAAGGTTGCCGCCCCGAAAGAAGATGTGATAACCTCGGACGCAACCAGTCTTCCAGAAGACGCTGCTCCTGCTGCTGAATAGTTCCAGACCCTTGCTATCCGGTCGCCTAAATCTGCTCCTCTTTTTTTTTTGACCAGCGTCATTAAACCGAGGCGCTAGACCAACTACCAACCACCTCGTCACCGATTATGGGTAAAGTCATTGGTATCGATTTGGGAACCACCAACAGTTGTGTTTCCGTTCTAGAAGGCGGTAAACCGATCGTGATCCCCAATGCCGAGGGCGGCCGGACAACCCCAAGTATCGTCGGTTTTGGCAAGGGTTCCCAGCGACTAGTGGGCCAATTAGCCAAGCGCCAATCCGTTACCAATGCAGAAAATACGGTTTACAGCATTAAGCGTTTTATCGGCCGCCGTTGGGACGATACCGTAGAAGAACGCTCTCGTGTTCCCTACAACTGCACTAAGGGACGAGATAGTACGGTCAATATCGATATTCGAGGCCAGCAGTTTACTCCCCAGGAAATTTCCGCCATGGTTCTGCAAAAGCTCAAGGCTGATGCCGAGGCCTTTTTGGGGGAAACAGTTTCGGAAGCCGTGATTACCGTGCCGGCTTATTTTACAGATGCCCAGCGTCAGGCCACGAAGGATGCCGGAGCGATTGCGGGTTTGGAGGTCTTGCGAATTATTAATGAACCCACGGCGGCTGCCCTGGCCTATGGTTTGGATAAACAAGATGAAGAAGAATTGATCCTGGTCTTTGACCTCGGGGGAGGCACCTTTGATGTTTCCCTACTCCAGTTGGGCAATGGGGTCTTTGAGGTCGTCTCGACGGCAGGAAATAATCATCTGGGGGGAGATGATTTCGATAATTGCGTGGTGCGCTGGATGGTGGATAACTTTAAGGCCCAGGAGCATATTGACCTCAGCGGGGACAAAATGGCCCTCCAGCGTTTGCGAGAAGCGGCGGAAAAGGCCAAAATTGAGTTGTCGAGTATGCTAACCACCTCCATCAACTTACCTTTCATTACTGCCGATGAAAGTGGGCCAAAACATTTGGAAACAGAACTGAGCCGGAGTCAATTTGAGGAACTGACGAAGGACCTCCTCCAGGCAACCACCGTTCCCCTGACCCAGGCCTTAGATGATGGGGAAGTGAAAGCAAAGGACGTGCATCGGGTTATTTTAGTTGGAGGATCGACTCGGATTCCTGCAGTACACCGTATCATTCAGCAATTTTTCCCCGAAAGTCAGTTAGACCGGTCGATTAACCCCGATGAAGCAGTAGCCTTAGGAGCCGCGATCCAGGCGGGGGTTATCGGCGGCGAAGTCGAAGATG contains:
- the grpE gene encoding nucleotide exchange factor GrpE yields the protein MNEAQLPLDALDHSPEEILASDEASPELPEPSPSDSAEVTSHPEDSVEEGEPATSPEQIIATLQGELASHRQELAQQAEQLELYKKRYMGLAAEFDNFRKRTQREREDLEKQVKGKTITELLNVVDNFERARTQLKPSTEGEMEIHKSYQSVYKSFVDSLKRLGVTAMRPEGQAFDPNYHEAMLREATDAHPEGTVIEQLVRGYLLEDFVLRHAMVKVAAPKEDVITSDATSLPEDAAPAAE
- the dnaK gene encoding molecular chaperone DnaK, which translates into the protein MGKVIGIDLGTTNSCVSVLEGGKPIVIPNAEGGRTTPSIVGFGKGSQRLVGQLAKRQSVTNAENTVYSIKRFIGRRWDDTVEERSRVPYNCTKGRDSTVNIDIRGQQFTPQEISAMVLQKLKADAEAFLGETVSEAVITVPAYFTDAQRQATKDAGAIAGLEVLRIINEPTAAALAYGLDKQDEEELILVFDLGGGTFDVSLLQLGNGVFEVVSTAGNNHLGGDDFDNCVVRWMVDNFKAQEHIDLSGDKMALQRLREAAEKAKIELSSMLTTSINLPFITADESGPKHLETELSRSQFEELTKDLLQATTVPLTQALDDGEVKAKDVHRVILVGGSTRIPAVHRIIQQFFPESQLDRSINPDEAVALGAAIQAGVIGGEVEDVLLLDVTPLSLGIETLGEVFTKIIERNTTVPTSKSEVFSTAADGQTSVEIHILQGERAMASDNKSLGKFLLAGIPPAPRGVPQIEVSFEIDVNGILKVSAQDQGTGREQSILISNTGGLKSAEIERMRQEAEQYAEQDKRRMRLIELQNQADSLFHTYDTTLTENGEQIREDLKQEAQRKKEELAVALRTPNTTADRLQALVEAFRQVILIMGTEIYQQGSAAGGRSFETFGSQFIEPVDTQSHRYTTRATESGIESIAGQISSSASFFADEEGVFDFDADETITADYEAVD
- a CDS encoding cytochrome c, with the translated sequence MDKTFPSTKLALPLWGAGVALCLLVFLGGLGWWAGYQTDPYVQEVLHLTGNLNRGQAIFQTNCAVCHGLAGDGNIGPSLHGVSQHKSSPRLIEQVISGKTPPMPKFQPNAQDMADLLRYLESL
- the murF gene encoding UDP-N-acetylmuramoyl-tripeptide--D-alanyl-D-alanine ligase, which gives rise to MALGFSLFDIRRILENHLQKEIDVCADLPINKISTDTRALAAGDLFVALRGENFDGHTFAETALGQGASGLVVEQFLSLSRPLPQFMVKDTLGAYQAIAQAWRQRFSIPVIGITGSVGKTTTKELTAAVLSLKGNVRKTAVNNNNEIGVPKTLLEVTPEDDYAIIEMAMRGRGEIALLAEIAQPTIGLITNVGTAHIGRLGSEQAIAEAKCELLATMPSTSLAILNWDNLRLRTTAQQVWSGSVLSYGLEGGDIQGTLLDAHTLQVQGHCLPLPLPGRHNASNYLAALAVAQALGIDWQPLTQGLPVELPSGRARRYTLDPDILLLDETYNAGLESMLAALQLLRETPGQRHIAVLGAMKELGDRAPEFHDRVGQRVASLGINHLFLLANDPMTDAIASGAAPVPCHVFTDHESLIQALQAFMQPGDRLLFKASNSVGLGQVVGKLKAFEVAQ
- a CDS encoding 2Fe-2S iron-sulfur cluster-binding protein → MVNTYTAEIQHQGQTYTISVPEDQTVLQAAELAGLSLPTSCGAGVCTTCAALILSGQVEQSDGMGVSPELQQEGYALLCVAYPRSNLKIVTEKEDEVYQRQFGKA